From a single Thermus albus genomic region:
- a CDS encoding carbohydrate ABC transporter permease, with amino-acid sequence MEKARRLWVRLAWAYGLLLAFGVFFVGPFAMGFLASLKANPLEWPFSFRFAQVSPKNWVAAWRLGLEGGGNPWLGGMVPGREVVLEVAYFSPEGQEPTLLAQISRRKPGAGMGAVFETPYAADHVRLEGPVRVEARPAQLGDREGMVYRYRLRLFYPGEGPVLERVPLDLEVPRGVVLVGASLDPTRLERRGRVASWDNVVPGLLGYVFHNYLRAFRETRSLETGESLFLRWTLNSFFLAALKVLTTLIFASMAGYALARMRFPGKHALFLFMLFSMMVPAQVTFISNYLVLKDGIFGLSRLFGVETLLNTYTGLVLSGLVGAGAVFLMKQFFESIPREVEEAALIDGATPLGILFRIVLPMSTPALGALAILTFQGTWNEFFWPLVVLTSPREIYTLPLGLLSFRNAYGQVGDWGLILAGGFLSMIPVLVLFALFQRYFVEGPSLGAVKE; translated from the coding sequence ATGGAAAAGGCCCGGCGCCTCTGGGTCCGCTTGGCCTGGGCCTACGGCCTTTTACTGGCCTTCGGGGTCTTCTTCGTGGGGCCCTTTGCCATGGGGTTTCTGGCCAGCCTTAAGGCCAATCCCCTGGAGTGGCCCTTCTCCTTCCGGTTTGCCCAGGTGAGCCCCAAAAACTGGGTGGCGGCGTGGCGCCTGGGCCTCGAGGGCGGGGGGAATCCTTGGCTAGGGGGCATGGTTCCGGGGCGGGAGGTGGTCCTGGAGGTGGCCTACTTCAGCCCGGAGGGCCAAGAACCCACCCTTTTGGCCCAGATCTCGCGCAGGAAGCCGGGAGCGGGCATGGGGGCGGTGTTTGAAACCCCGTACGCCGCAGACCACGTGCGCCTGGAGGGGCCCGTGCGGGTAGAGGCCCGGCCAGCCCAGTTGGGGGATCGGGAGGGTATGGTCTACCGTTACCGCTTGCGCCTGTTCTACCCGGGAGAGGGGCCTGTGTTGGAGCGGGTGCCCCTGGACCTGGAGGTTCCCCGGGGGGTTGTCCTGGTGGGCGCCAGCCTGGATCCCACCAGGTTGGAGCGACGGGGAAGGGTGGCCAGCTGGGACAACGTGGTCCCCGGGCTTTTGGGCTACGTTTTTCACAACTACCTGAGGGCCTTCCGGGAAACCCGGAGCCTGGAAACGGGGGAGAGCCTCTTTTTGCGCTGGACCCTGAATTCCTTCTTCCTGGCGGCCCTGAAGGTGCTCACTACCCTTATCTTCGCTTCCATGGCGGGGTACGCCCTGGCGCGGATGCGCTTCCCTGGAAAGCACGCCCTTTTTCTTTTTATGCTCTTTTCCATGATGGTGCCGGCCCAGGTCACCTTCATCTCCAACTACCTCGTTCTTAAGGACGGTATCTTCGGCTTGTCCCGCCTTTTTGGGGTGGAAACCCTCCTCAACACCTACACCGGCCTTGTCCTATCAGGCCTAGTAGGTGCGGGGGCGGTCTTCCTCATGAAGCAGTTCTTTGAGTCCATCCCCCGGGAGGTGGAGGAGGCGGCCCTCATCGATGGGGCCACCCCTCTAGGGATTCTCTTCCGCATCGTCCTGCCCATGTCCACTCCCGCCTTGGGGGCTTTGGCCATTCTCACCTTTCAGGGCACCTGGAACGAGTTCTTCTGGCCCCTGGTGGTCCTGACCAGTCCCCGGGAGATCTACACCCTCCCCTTAGGCCTTCTCTCCTTCCGCAACGCCTACGGCCAGGTGGGGGATTGGGGTCTGATCCTGGCCGGGGGGTTCCTCTCCATGATCCCGGTCTTGGTGCTCTTTGCCCTTTTCCAGCGCTACTTTGTTGAGGGCCCCAGCCTTGGGGCCGTGAAGGAGTGA
- a CDS encoding carbohydrate ABC transporter permease codes for MRLKASSLEALYALLLLLPFLFTLGVFFLYAFLRAMVFSFTDYNLFDPPRWVGLANYLRLVQDPLFLTALKHSLAYSLIVTTLQTLLALLLALALNRPLRGVTFFRTLYYLPSVVSTAAASLLLLWLFQRTGVVNQGLSFLLGSLPFLALGFVLFALVQGLGVAWWRRRGRALPLLDPGLAWVSLALALLGVYVLVQVGWVRPWEVRVDIPWLTTRTTFLGLPYPLWAIILMNTYTTIPTFMVILLAGLKGIPKTLYEAAALDGASPWVVLTRITLPLLRPVLFLVVTLGLIGTLQLFDQVLFVGGAGGAPLESTITLAYYVYGNVFPPGASPRVGLASAAALVLAGLTLAVVLLQRRFGVGERGWS; via the coding sequence ATGCGCCTAAAAGCCTCGTCCCTTGAGGCCCTCTACGCCCTTCTCCTCCTTTTACCCTTTCTCTTCACCCTCGGCGTCTTTTTCCTCTACGCCTTCCTCCGGGCCATGGTCTTTAGCTTCACCGACTACAACCTCTTCGACCCCCCTAGGTGGGTGGGCCTTGCCAATTACCTGCGCTTGGTACAAGATCCCCTCTTCCTCACGGCCCTAAAGCACTCCTTGGCCTACAGCCTGATCGTGACCACCTTGCAGACCCTCCTGGCCCTTCTCCTGGCCCTGGCCTTGAACCGACCCTTGCGGGGCGTCACCTTTTTCCGCACCCTCTACTACCTGCCCTCGGTGGTTTCCACCGCGGCGGCGAGCCTCCTCCTCCTTTGGCTCTTTCAGCGCACCGGGGTGGTGAACCAAGGCCTCTCATTCCTTTTGGGTTCTCTGCCCTTTTTGGCGTTGGGTTTCGTGCTTTTTGCCCTGGTTCAGGGGCTGGGGGTGGCCTGGTGGCGACGAAGGGGCAGGGCCCTTCCCCTACTGGACCCGGGTCTAGCCTGGGTGTCCCTGGCTCTGGCCCTCCTGGGGGTTTACGTCCTGGTCCAGGTAGGGTGGGTGAGGCCTTGGGAGGTCAGGGTGGACATCCCTTGGCTCACCACCCGCACCACCTTTCTGGGGCTTCCCTATCCCCTTTGGGCCATCATCCTGATGAACACCTACACCACCATCCCCACCTTCATGGTCATCTTGTTGGCTGGGCTCAAAGGCATCCCCAAGACCCTTTACGAGGCGGCGGCCCTGGATGGGGCCAGCCCTTGGGTGGTCCTGACCCGGATCACCCTGCCCCTCCTACGACCGGTGCTCTTTTTGGTGGTAACCCTGGGCCTAATCGGAACCCTACAACTCTTTGACCAGGTCCTCTTCGTGGGCGGGGCTGGGGGGGCTCCTCTAGAGAGCACCATCACCCTGGCCTACTACGTGTACGGGAACGTCTTCCCCCCGGGGGCCTCCCCAAGAGTGGGCCTGGCCTCAGCAGCCGCCTTGGTGCTGGCGGGCCTGACCTTGGCCGTGGTCCTCCTGCAACGGCGCTTCGGGGTAGGGGAGAGGGGGTGGTCCTGA
- a CDS encoding ABC transporter substrate-binding protein, whose product MKRWLLLALTALGLAMAQTQVRISGWGGPDTAVVSGLLKEVVQRQLDRENIRVVYEPIEGDYTQWLFNALSAGTAPDLFYVDIFWAESLFATGRVAPLDAYFSREEVQAFLPNLVQAFTYRGRLYGIPKDFNTLALIYNKDLFDEAQVPYPHQQDTWDSLEGKLRQVQTRLKDVAGLCLVADFARFGAFAFATGWKPFDAQGHTVLDQNFRRAFEWYTGLVRRGAARFAQDLGEGWTGGCFGGEKAAVAIEGAWIAGFLRDKAPNLRYGTTFLPLDPMTKRRGNFVFTVSWSLNAASKNKEAAARVLKALTSPQAQQWVLERGLAIPSRKALAQNPYFQRPTKEAELNRVVFLGSTAQGGNVYPFSFRGLGGDWMRPINEALAAVITGQKSVDQALREAQAALDRLTGRR is encoded by the coding sequence ATGAAACGCTGGTTGCTGTTGGCCCTAACCGCGCTGGGTTTGGCGATGGCCCAGACCCAGGTGCGGATATCCGGCTGGGGCGGCCCGGATACAGCGGTGGTGTCCGGTCTCTTAAAGGAGGTGGTCCAGCGCCAGCTGGACCGGGAGAACATCCGGGTGGTTTACGAACCCATTGAGGGAGATTACACCCAGTGGCTTTTTAACGCCCTTTCGGCAGGCACGGCTCCCGATCTCTTCTATGTGGACATCTTCTGGGCGGAAAGCCTCTTTGCCACAGGGCGCGTGGCGCCCCTGGACGCCTACTTCAGCCGAGAAGAGGTCCAAGCCTTTTTGCCCAACCTGGTCCAGGCCTTTACGTACAGGGGCCGGCTTTACGGGATACCCAAGGACTTTAACACCCTGGCCCTCATCTACAACAAGGACCTCTTTGACGAGGCCCAGGTGCCCTATCCCCACCAGCAGGACACCTGGGATTCCTTGGAAGGCAAGCTGCGCCAAGTGCAGACCAGGCTCAAGGACGTGGCGGGGCTTTGCCTGGTGGCGGACTTCGCCCGTTTCGGGGCCTTCGCCTTTGCGACCGGATGGAAGCCCTTTGACGCCCAGGGGCATACGGTCTTGGACCAAAACTTCCGCCGGGCTTTTGAGTGGTACACCGGGTTGGTGCGTCGGGGAGCGGCCCGGTTCGCCCAAGATCTAGGGGAGGGCTGGACGGGTGGGTGCTTTGGTGGGGAGAAGGCGGCGGTGGCCATCGAGGGAGCCTGGATTGCCGGTTTCCTCCGGGATAAAGCCCCCAACCTGCGCTACGGCACCACCTTCCTGCCCTTGGACCCCATGACCAAAAGGCGCGGCAACTTTGTGTTCACGGTATCCTGGAGCCTAAACGCCGCCAGCAAGAACAAGGAGGCCGCTGCCAGAGTCCTTAAGGCCCTAACCTCGCCCCAGGCCCAGCAGTGGGTTTTGGAACGGGGGCTGGCTATCCCCAGCCGCAAGGCCCTAGCGCAGAACCCCTATTTCCAGAGGCCCACCAAGGAGGCGGAGCTGAACCGGGTGGTCTTCCTGGGCTCCACGGCCCAAGGGGGCAACGTCTATCCATTTAGCTTCCGCGGGCTTGGAGGCGACTGGATGCGGCCCATCAACGAAGCCTTAGCGGCGGTGATCACCGGTCAGAAGAGTGTGGACCAGGCGCTAAGGGAGGCCCAGGCGGCCCTGGACCGGCTCACGGGTAGGAGGTAG
- a CDS encoding LacI family DNA-binding transcriptional regulator has protein sequence MMRDRKLTIKELARLANVSVGTVSRALNDRPGVRAETRARILELARAHNFVPNLAARELVGQSTLVGLLVPPGVPRYTPYFSLLLEALGEELWRLGLRVAEVPGDSRGLPLGQARGYILLGAHDHDPRLEALRQQGVPFVLIGVQEGVFWVAPDDVGGAYQATRHLLELGHRAIAHVTGYLHHQAGRERLQGYRKALGEAGIPFRPDLVLDGKFQALAAYRAVRQAWERGVRFTAVFAASDEMAQGAWAALEDLGLGVPAQVSVVGFDDLPEVGEGLTTVHQDIPILAREAVALLKEAMEGKEPYGKRLPVWLVPRGSTARREVG, from the coding sequence ATGATGCGAGATAGGAAGCTCACCATTAAGGAGTTAGCCAGGCTTGCAAACGTTTCCGTTGGTACGGTAAGCCGGGCCCTAAACGACCGTCCCGGGGTGAGGGCCGAAACCCGGGCCCGTATTTTGGAGCTGGCCCGGGCCCATAACTTCGTCCCCAACCTGGCGGCCCGGGAACTTGTGGGACAAAGCACCTTGGTAGGCCTCCTGGTGCCTCCCGGGGTACCCCGGTATACCCCTTACTTCAGCCTCCTCTTGGAGGCCCTGGGGGAGGAGTTATGGCGTCTGGGCCTTAGGGTTGCTGAGGTTCCGGGGGATTCACGGGGGCTGCCTTTGGGCCAGGCCCGGGGCTACATCCTTTTGGGAGCCCATGACCACGATCCCCGGCTAGAGGCTCTGCGTCAACAAGGGGTGCCCTTCGTGCTCATCGGGGTGCAGGAGGGGGTCTTCTGGGTGGCCCCCGACGACGTGGGGGGTGCCTACCAGGCCACCCGGCACCTCCTCGAGCTCGGGCACCGAGCGATCGCCCATGTCACCGGCTACCTGCACCACCAGGCGGGTCGGGAGCGCCTTCAGGGTTACAGGAAGGCCCTTGGGGAAGCGGGCATTCCCTTCCGTCCCGATCTGGTCCTGGACGGCAAGTTTCAGGCCTTGGCCGCCTACCGGGCTGTTAGGCAGGCTTGGGAGCGGGGGGTTCGGTTTACCGCGGTTTTCGCCGCATCCGACGAGATGGCCCAGGGAGCGTGGGCGGCCTTGGAGGACCTGGGTCTTGGGGTTCCCGCCCAAGTGAGCGTGGTGGGCTTTGACGATCTTCCTGAGGTGGGAGAGGGCCTTACCACTGTTCACCAGGACATCCCCATCTTGGCCCGGGAAGCGGTGGCCCTCCTTAAGGAGGCCATGGAGGGGAAAGAACCCTACGGAAAGCGCCTGCCGGTCTGGCTGGTGCCCCGGGGTTCCACGGCAAGGAGGGAGGTGGGATAA
- the rraA gene encoding ribonuclease E activity regulator RraA produces MAWRTTDLSDANPQGETLPMVFKSFGGKARFQGRVRTLKVFQDNALVRRMLEEEGAGQVLVVDGGGSLKTALLGGNLARLAWQRGWAGVVVHGAVRDVEELREVPLGILALAATPRKSAKEGLGEMDAPLSLPWATVFPGSFLLADEDGILLLPSPPDGGQSGG; encoded by the coding sequence ATGGCGTGGCGGACCACGGACCTTTCCGATGCCAACCCTCAAGGGGAAACCCTGCCCATGGTCTTCAAGAGCTTTGGCGGAAAGGCCCGCTTCCAAGGACGGGTACGCACCCTCAAGGTGTTCCAGGACAACGCCTTGGTGCGAAGGATGTTGGAGGAGGAAGGAGCCGGCCAGGTGCTGGTGGTGGATGGGGGAGGCTCCTTGAAAACCGCCCTTTTGGGCGGCAACCTGGCCCGGCTAGCCTGGCAAAGGGGCTGGGCCGGGGTGGTGGTGCACGGGGCGGTGCGGGATGTGGAGGAACTCCGGGAGGTGCCCCTGGGCATCCTGGCCCTGGCGGCCACCCCCAGGAAAAGCGCCAAGGAGGGGCTGGGAGAGATGGATGCACCCCTTAGCCTCCCTTGGGCCACGGTTTTCCCGGGAAGCTTTCTTCTAGCAGACGAGGACGGGATCCTTCTCCTGCCCTCGCCCCCTGACGGCGGCCAAAGCGGCGGATGA
- the mutL gene encoding DNA mismatch repair endonuclease MutL — MIRILPEELRGLLAWGEVVFSLRDAVRELLENALDAGARRVRVELFGGGERIVVEDDGEGIPFAELPLAVEPFATSKLEDPDRITTLGFRGQALYALRQGALLRIRSRPRYQVGGGLLVARREGVELKEAPAPPGTRVEVVGFSGRGSEQEVGELLRRYLLHYPWLSLAFFAEGEARLLFPGAGLKEAARLAFGRVLAERLLHLEGEAGSLRLEGLLSGPQASRTRPDLLFLAINGRPVAWPQRLLKVVRWAYRELLPEGHFPVGVLNLTLPLGAFRLRLDARKEEVEVSQEVEAFLEESLRQAFQSQNLARSLPEPRPLVPLSPPTPSGLPRLRYLGQFRESYLLAEAGETLFVVDQHAAHERVIYEEFQRRLKEEGLVELPYPVLVELSPLEEGLLPEREEALGGLFAFEAFGPGRVRLLKAPAFLHPYPLLLPEVFKEALKGEGKSLKELLARLACLPAVKAGHPLAQAQGQALLDALLGCETPWVCPHGRPTLLALKEEDLIRRFGRRQGARAGEGSRPRLLEESFPGKPWPKGG, encoded by the coding sequence GTGATCCGCATCCTTCCCGAGGAGCTCCGGGGGCTTCTGGCCTGGGGCGAGGTGGTCTTTTCCCTAAGGGATGCGGTGCGGGAGCTCTTGGAAAACGCCCTGGACGCGGGGGCCAGAAGGGTGCGGGTGGAGCTTTTTGGCGGAGGGGAAAGGATCGTGGTGGAGGATGACGGGGAGGGCATTCCCTTCGCCGAGCTTCCCTTGGCGGTGGAGCCCTTTGCCACCAGCAAGCTGGAAGACCCGGACCGGATAACCACCTTGGGCTTCCGCGGCCAGGCCCTCTATGCCCTCAGGCAAGGGGCCCTTCTCCGCATCCGTTCCCGGCCCCGCTACCAGGTGGGCGGGGGGTTGCTGGTGGCCAGGCGGGAGGGGGTGGAGCTTAAGGAGGCGCCGGCCCCTCCGGGGACCCGGGTGGAGGTGGTGGGGTTTTCGGGGAGGGGCTCGGAGCAGGAGGTGGGGGAGCTTTTAAGGCGCTACCTCCTTCACTATCCTTGGCTTTCCCTGGCCTTCTTCGCCGAGGGGGAGGCCCGGCTCCTCTTCCCCGGGGCGGGGCTTAAGGAAGCGGCCCGCCTGGCCTTTGGCCGGGTTTTGGCGGAAAGGCTTCTCCACTTGGAGGGAGAGGCTGGCAGCCTTCGTCTGGAAGGGCTTCTTTCTGGGCCCCAGGCCTCCCGCACCCGGCCCGACCTTCTCTTTCTTGCCATCAATGGCCGCCCCGTGGCCTGGCCCCAAAGGCTCCTAAAGGTGGTGCGCTGGGCCTACCGGGAGCTTTTGCCGGAGGGGCATTTCCCCGTGGGGGTTTTGAACCTCACCCTGCCCCTAGGGGCCTTCCGCCTGCGGTTGGATGCCCGGAAGGAGGAAGTGGAGGTTTCCCAGGAGGTGGAGGCCTTCTTGGAGGAAAGCCTGCGCCAGGCCTTCCAAAGCCAAAACCTGGCCCGAAGCCTTCCCGAGCCCAGGCCCCTTGTGCCCCTGAGTCCGCCCACGCCCTCAGGGCTTCCCAGGCTGCGCTACCTGGGGCAGTTTAGGGAGAGCTACCTCCTGGCGGAGGCGGGGGAGACCCTTTTTGTGGTGGACCAACACGCCGCCCACGAGCGGGTCATCTACGAGGAGTTCCAAAGGCGCCTAAAGGAGGAGGGTCTAGTGGAGCTTCCCTACCCGGTGCTGGTGGAACTTTCCCCCCTAGAGGAGGGCCTCCTTCCGGAAAGGGAGGAGGCCTTGGGGGGCCTCTTTGCCTTTGAGGCCTTCGGCCCGGGAAGGGTCCGGCTCCTTAAGGCCCCGGCCTTTCTTCACCCCTACCCTCTGTTGCTCCCCGAGGTCTTCAAGGAGGCCTTGAAGGGGGAAGGGAAAAGCCTTAAGGAACTCTTGGCCCGTCTGGCCTGTCTGCCCGCAGTCAAGGCAGGGCATCCTTTGGCTCAGGCCCAAGGCCAGGCCCTTCTAGACGCCCTTTTGGGGTGCGAAACCCCCTGGGTCTGCCCCCACGGCCGGCCCACCCTCCTAGCCCTGAAGGAGGAGGACCTCATCCGCCGCTTTGGCCGCCGTCAGGGGGCGAGGGCAGGAGAAGGATCCCGTCCTCGTCTGCTAGAAGAAAGCTTCCCGGGAAAACCGTGGCCCAAGGGAGGCTAA
- the mutS gene encoding DNA mismatch repair protein MutS has protein sequence MLKGEGPGPLPPLLQQYVELRDRYPEYLLLFQVGDFYECFGEDAERLARALGLVLTHKSSKDFTTPMAGIPIRAFDAYAERLLRMGFRLAVADQVEPAEEAEGLVRREVTQLLTPGTLVQEALLPKEANYLAAVATGDGFGVAFLDVSTGEFKGTLLKGKSALYDELFRHRPAEVLLAPELRENGAFVEEFQKRFPVMLSQAPFDPVGEGPLALRRVQGALLWYARWTQGEGFSPRPFRLYDPGAFMRLSEATLRALEVFEPIRGQDTLFGVLDETRTAFGRRLLQSWLRHPLVEEGPIQARLDRVERFVGEGALREGVRRLLFRLADLERLATRLEMGRASPRDLGSLRRSLEILPEITALLGEEVVLPDLTPLLEELKAALVEDPPLKLSEGGLIREGYDPHLDALRRAQREGVAYFLELEEREKARTGIPTLKVGYNAVFGYYLEVTRPYYERVPPEYKTVQTLKDRQRYTLPEIKERERELYRLEAQIRRREEEAFLELREKAKGEAEALREAARVLAELDVYAALAEVAVRQGYTRPRFAEHLRIRGGRHPVVERRTSFVPNDLEMAHELVLVTGPNMAGKSTYLRQTALIALLAQIGSFVPAEEAILPLFDRILTRIGASDDLAGGRSTFMVEMEEVALILKEATESSLVLLDEVGRGTSSLDGVAIATAVAEALHARRCYTLFATHYFELTALPLPRLKNLHVAAKEEEGGLVFYHQVLPGPASKSYGVEVARMAGLPREVVERAKALLLVMAARREGVAEAVLERLLALDPNSLTPLEALRLLHELKALALGTPLDTMKG, from the coding sequence ATGCTGAAGGGCGAGGGTCCAGGCCCCCTTCCCCCCCTTCTCCAACAATATGTGGAGCTAAGGGACCGGTACCCGGAGTACCTCCTCCTCTTCCAGGTGGGGGATTTCTACGAGTGCTTCGGAGAGGATGCCGAAAGGCTGGCCCGGGCCTTGGGCCTGGTCCTCACCCACAAGTCCAGCAAGGACTTCACCACCCCCATGGCGGGGATTCCCATCCGGGCCTTTGACGCCTATGCGGAAAGGCTTCTCAGGATGGGTTTCCGCTTGGCCGTGGCCGACCAGGTGGAGCCCGCGGAGGAGGCCGAGGGCCTGGTAAGGCGGGAGGTGACCCAGCTCCTCACCCCGGGCACCTTGGTGCAGGAGGCCCTTCTGCCTAAGGAGGCCAACTACCTGGCGGCCGTGGCCACGGGGGACGGGTTTGGGGTGGCCTTTTTGGACGTGTCCACGGGGGAGTTTAAGGGGACGCTCCTTAAGGGCAAAAGCGCCCTTTACGACGAGCTATTCCGCCACCGGCCTGCGGAGGTGCTTTTGGCGCCGGAGTTACGGGAGAACGGGGCGTTTGTGGAGGAGTTTCAGAAGCGTTTTCCGGTGATGCTCTCCCAGGCCCCCTTCGATCCCGTGGGCGAGGGGCCCTTGGCCCTGCGCCGGGTCCAGGGGGCGCTCCTTTGGTACGCCCGCTGGACGCAAGGGGAAGGGTTCTCCCCCAGGCCCTTTCGCCTCTATGACCCTGGGGCCTTCATGCGCCTTTCGGAGGCCACCTTAAGGGCCCTCGAGGTCTTTGAGCCCATCCGGGGGCAGGACACCCTTTTTGGCGTGTTGGACGAGACCCGCACCGCCTTTGGCCGCAGGCTTCTCCAAAGCTGGCTTCGCCACCCCCTGGTGGAGGAAGGGCCCATCCAGGCCCGCCTGGACCGGGTGGAGCGGTTCGTGGGGGAGGGGGCCTTGCGGGAGGGGGTGAGGCGGCTCCTCTTCCGCCTGGCGGACCTGGAGCGGCTTGCCACCCGGCTGGAGATGGGACGGGCAAGCCCCCGGGACCTGGGGTCTTTGCGGCGTAGCCTGGAAATACTTCCGGAGATCACCGCCCTTCTTGGGGAGGAGGTGGTCTTGCCGGACCTGACACCCCTTCTGGAGGAGCTCAAGGCCGCGTTGGTGGAGGATCCTCCCCTAAAGCTTTCCGAGGGGGGGCTTATCCGCGAGGGCTATGACCCCCACCTGGACGCCCTGCGCCGGGCCCAGCGGGAGGGGGTGGCCTATTTTCTGGAGCTGGAGGAGAGGGAGAAGGCGAGAACCGGTATTCCCACCCTTAAGGTGGGGTACAACGCCGTCTTCGGTTACTACCTGGAGGTGACCCGGCCCTATTACGAACGGGTTCCCCCCGAGTACAAGACCGTCCAGACCCTCAAGGACCGGCAACGCTACACCCTGCCGGAGATCAAGGAGCGGGAAAGGGAGCTTTACCGCCTCGAGGCCCAGATCCGCCGCCGGGAGGAGGAAGCCTTTCTGGAGCTTAGGGAAAAGGCCAAGGGGGAGGCCGAGGCCCTCAGGGAAGCGGCCCGGGTCCTGGCGGAGCTGGACGTCTACGCCGCCTTGGCGGAGGTGGCGGTGCGCCAAGGCTACACCCGGCCCCGTTTTGCGGAGCATCTTCGCATCCGGGGGGGGCGGCACCCGGTGGTGGAAAGGCGGACTAGCTTTGTCCCCAACGACCTGGAGATGGCCCACGAGCTGGTCCTGGTCACCGGGCCCAACATGGCGGGGAAGAGCACCTACCTGCGCCAAACGGCCCTCATCGCCCTTCTGGCCCAGATCGGCAGCTTTGTGCCCGCAGAGGAGGCCATCCTTCCCCTCTTTGACCGGATCCTCACCCGCATCGGGGCCTCCGACGACCTGGCGGGAGGCCGGAGCACCTTCATGGTGGAGATGGAGGAGGTGGCCTTAATCCTAAAGGAAGCTACGGAAAGCAGCCTGGTCCTCCTGGACGAGGTGGGGAGGGGGACGAGCTCCTTGGACGGGGTGGCCATCGCCACCGCCGTGGCCGAGGCCCTGCACGCAAGGCGCTGCTACACCCTTTTCGCCACCCATTACTTTGAGCTCACCGCCTTGCCCCTGCCCCGGCTTAAGAACCTGCACGTGGCCGCCAAGGAGGAGGAAGGGGGCTTGGTCTTTTACCACCAGGTCCTCCCTGGTCCCGCCTCCAAGAGCTACGGGGTGGAGGTGGCCCGCATGGCGGGGCTCCCTCGGGAGGTGGTGGAAAGGGCCAAGGCCCTCCTCCTGGTCATGGCTGCCCGGAGGGAGGGGGTGGCCGAGGCGGTGTTGGAAAGGCTTTTGGCCCTGGACCCCAATAGCCTCACCCCCCTCGAGGCCCTCCGCCTCCTCCACGAGCTAAAGGCCTTGGCCCTGGGCACCCCTTTGGATACCATGAAGGGGTGA
- a CDS encoding molybdopterin-dependent oxidoreductase, with amino-acid sequence MAQVSSQAETPLPSFTGPGPNPYWNGVLPYVVYPQKLPLLRLTDRPVQLETPRHYFRTVFTPNEAFYVRYHLDEIPNEIDLSQWRLKLEGNFERPLELSFEDLLTKFRSVSLAAVNQCSGNSRSRLQPRVPGGQWGNGAMGNALWTGVRLKDLLEAAGVKPGTVQIQFEGLERGKGPENLGSHRFMKSLDVNDPLIEEAIVAYLMNGEPLPMLNGFPVRLVVPGITATYWLKHLTWIRALTEEDKNFWMATAYKVPDTPNGSTTPEDVAAGKVKFVPIGRFRMPVRSFIIDPDGSSPLVVGMPVKIRGVAFSGYGKVVKVEVSTDDGQTWRSALLGPDYGKYSFRTYEYTWRPTKPGKYVIAVRATDEKGNVQPDTPVWNPGGYFWNKIERQEVVVLAAK; translated from the coding sequence ATGGCCCAGGTGTCTTCCCAGGCGGAAACCCCCCTTCCCTCCTTCACGGGGCCCGGCCCTAACCCCTACTGGAATGGGGTCCTGCCCTATGTCGTCTACCCCCAGAAGCTGCCCCTCCTGCGCCTTACGGACAGGCCCGTGCAGTTGGAAACACCAAGGCACTACTTCCGAACCGTTTTCACGCCTAACGAAGCGTTCTATGTTCGCTATCACCTAGATGAAATCCCAAATGAGATTGATCTGTCCCAATGGCGTCTCAAGCTTGAAGGCAATTTCGAGCGTCCCTTGGAGCTTAGCTTTGAAGATCTCCTGACCAAATTCAGATCCGTCTCGCTGGCCGCCGTCAACCAGTGCTCCGGCAACTCCCGTAGCCGCCTCCAACCCAGGGTACCTGGTGGGCAATGGGGTAACGGGGCCATGGGCAACGCCCTTTGGACGGGGGTACGGCTAAAGGACCTGTTGGAGGCCGCGGGGGTAAAGCCCGGAACCGTCCAGATCCAGTTTGAAGGCCTTGAACGAGGCAAGGGACCGGAGAACCTGGGGTCACACCGTTTCATGAAGTCCTTGGACGTGAACGACCCCCTGATTGAGGAAGCCATCGTGGCCTACCTCATGAACGGGGAACCCCTGCCCATGTTGAACGGCTTCCCCGTTCGCCTGGTGGTGCCGGGTATAACCGCCACCTACTGGCTCAAGCACCTCACCTGGATCCGGGCCCTTACCGAGGAGGACAAAAACTTCTGGATGGCCACGGCCTACAAGGTACCCGACACCCCCAACGGCTCCACCACCCCTGAGGACGTGGCGGCCGGAAAGGTGAAGTTTGTTCCCATCGGCCGCTTCAGGATGCCGGTGCGCTCCTTCATCATTGATCCCGATGGGAGCAGCCCCCTGGTGGTGGGGATGCCGGTGAAGATAAGGGGCGTAGCCTTCAGCGGGTACGGAAAGGTGGTCAAGGTGGAGGTCTCCACCGACGACGGCCAAACCTGGCGCTCCGCCCTCCTGGGACCCGATTACGGCAAATACTCCTTCCGCACCTACGAGTACACCTGGCGCCCCACCAAGCCCGGAAAATACGTCATTGCCGTGCGGGCCACGGATGAAAAGGGCAACGTCCAACCCGATACCCCTGTGTGGAACCCTGGAGGCTATTTCTGGAACAAGATCGAGCGCCAAGAAGTGGTGGTGTTGGCAGCCAAGTAG